One Pararge aegeria chromosome 4, ilParAegt1.1, whole genome shotgun sequence DNA segment encodes these proteins:
- the LOC120637850 gene encoding trypsin-like, with amino-acid sequence MRRYFDFLRFLIFVIFLFLYTNTCNGGNVKKRMDTDETISDTESMEIPPDPLEPSGNVSLCNTRRKNTQIHEIRPASPEQFPFMVAILSPRNEYVCAGSIIANGLILTTAKCTESISHVLLNTTNDKKDDSTISLHIIKSESFPTYTGPKSTKDVAVIYTQKHNSTIATKINLSNLTFLHDLNEMEAIGFGLNADVGQVKELQYVGLDARDTKQEEIVGFIDCIDTKVPTCFKDKGGPIIVNNELVGLITRGEDECTNEIMSTYAINKRMIDALPIYVVKSWLDEKIAKHTEQGEEALQSYPKKPVLRMEMVHKLTSSGDINKIMHLCYVLMLFILSFF; translated from the coding sequence ATGAGGCGCTATTTTGATTTCTTGCGTTTTctaatttttgttatatttttattcctttatacTAATACATGCAATGGAGGAAATGTGAAGAAAAGAATGGATACCGACGAGACCATAAGCGACACAGAATCCATGGAAATACCCCCGGATCCCTTGGAACCTTCCGGTAACGTGTCATTGTGTAATACCAGACGAAAGAATACTCAGATACATGAAATTCGTCCAGCAAGTCCCGAACAATTTCCATTTATGGTGGCAATATTGTCTCCTCGTAACGAATACGTTTGCGCTGGGTCTATTATTGCAAACGGTCTGATACTTACCACTGCAAAGTGTACTGAATCTATTAGTCATGTCCTATTAAATACTACAAACGATAAGAAAGACGACAGTACAATATCTTTACACATAATTAAAAGTGAGAGCTTTCCAACATATACTGGACCGAAATCGACCAAAGACGTTGCAGTTATTTACACCCAAAAACACAATAGCACTATTGCTACCAAAATCAATCTTAGCAATTTAACGTTTTTACATGACCTTAATGAAATGGAAGCTATAGGTTTTGGATTAAATGCTGACGTTGGACAGGTGAAAGAATTACAATATGTTGGATTAGATGCCAGAGATACCAAACAAGAAGAAATCGTTGGTTTTATCGATTGTATTGATACAAAAGTCCCTACGTGTTTTAAAGACAAAGGTGGAcctattattgttaataatgaattagTTGGTTTAATCACTAGAGGTGAAGATGAATGCACTAACGAAATAATGTCTACGTATGCCATAAACAAACGTATGATAGATGCTTTACCAATCTATGTTGTTAAAAGCTGGTTAGACGAAAAAATTGCAAAACATACTGAACAAGGAGAGGAGGCACTACAAAGTTATCCAAAAAAACCTGTACTTCGTATGGAAATGGTACATAAACTTACCAGTTCAGGagacattaataaaattatgcatcTTTGTTATGTACTGATGCTTTtcattttaagtttcttttaa
- the LOC120637733 gene encoding ATP-binding cassette sub-family F member 1 isoform X2: MSKKRGNKKNQDLDEDLDEKKTLNDTHDLTSKSKGKGKKKGKGKDFSDDDDVMKKPQISDEEEEVKPVKKLQKKASKKKGGGDPSDDEDDSKSQVSNTTTTAAKSAKQNKKKKGKGKKDEDWSDGNSDEEIKEISEEEEIAKPVSKKKGKNKKKAVAAESSDNEDQDDAKSIVSNVSSNAPAPVKAKGKKVKQRKKNDIDNIEEELKKFEIKEDKPEPQEEQEESKASEATEDKTEPTEKKMSHKEKKKLKKQQEYEKQVELLTKKGGQGHSELDANFTVSQAQKSAGQMAALENAVDIKVENFSISAKGKDLFVNANLLIANGRRYGLVGPNGHGKTTLLRHLAQRAFPLPSHIDILLCEQEVTANDTSAVETILEADVKRTELLKDCKELEAEIEKGDLKKQDRLNEVYSELKAIGADSAEPRARRILAGLGFSREMQNRATKNFSGGWRMRVSLARALYIEPTLLLLDEPTNHLDLNAVIWLDNYLQGWKKTLLVVSHDQSFLDNVCNEIIHLDQQKLLYYKGNYTMFKKMYAQKRKEQIKEYEKQEKRIKELKAHGQSKKAAEKKQKDVLTRKQEKNRSKSQREEAEDSAAPITLLQRPKEYLVKFSFPDPPPLQPPILGLHNVDFNFPGQKPLFKQVDFGIDLNTRIAIVGPNGVGKSTFLKLLVGELSPIRGDLIRNHRLRIGRFDQHSGEHLTAEESPVEYLQRLFGLQYEKARKALGTFGLASHAHTIKMKDLSGGQKARVALAELTLMAPDVVILDEPTNNLDIESIDALAEAINQYKGGVVIVSHDERLIRETDCALYVIEDQTINEVDGDFDDYRKELLESLGETINSPSIIANAAVQQ; this comes from the exons atgtccaAGAAGAGAGGAAATAAGAAAAATCAAGATTTGGATGAAGATTTGGATgagaaaaaaacattgaatGATACTCATGACTTAACCTCAAAAAGCAAGGGTAAAGGTAAAAAGAAAGGCAAAGGGAAGGATTTCAGCGACGACGACGATGTAATGAAGAAGCCGCAGATATCGGACGAAGAGGAAGAAGTTAAGCCagttaaaaagttacaaaagaaAG CTAGTAAAAAGAAAGGCGGTGGGGACCCGTCTGACGATGAGGACGATAGCAAGTCACAAGTCAGTAATACCACAACCACTGCAGCGAAATCTGCCAAgcagaataagaaaaaaaaag GTAAAGGTAAAAAAGATGAAGATTGGTCAGATGGGAATAGTGATGAAGAGATCAAAGAGAtttcagaagaagaagaaatagcCAAACCAGTTTCCAAAAAGAAAG gtaaaaataaaaagaaggcAGTAGCTGCAGAATCATCAGATAATGAGGATCAAGATGATGCAAAGTCAATAGTTAGCAATGTATCCAGCAATGCCCCAGCGCCTGTCAAGGCAAAGGGTAAAAAAG tcaaacaaagaaagaaaaatgacaTAGATAATATTgaagaggaattaaaaaaatttgaaattaaagaaGACAAACCAGAACCCCAGGAAGAACAGGAAGAATCAAAG GCATCAGAAGCTACAGAAGACAAAACAGAACCAACAGAGAAGAAAATGAGccacaaagaaaaaaagaaattaaagaaGCAACAAGAGTATGAGAAACAAGTGGAGTTGCTTACTAAAAAGGGTGGTCAAGGCCATAGTGAATTAGATGCGAACTTCACAGTTAGCCAAGCACAGAAATCTGCGG GTCAGATGGCGGCACTGGAGAATGCGGTCGATATCAAGGTGGAAAACTTCTCAATTAGTGCTAAAGGCAAAGATTTGTTCGTGAACGCGAATTTACTGATTGCGAACGGTCGTAGGTACGGCTTGGTCGGGCCCAATGGTCACGGCAAGACGACGCTATTGAGGCATTTAGCTCAGCGCGCTTTTCCTCTCCCGTCGCATATAGACATACTGTTGTGTGAGCAGGAGGTCACTGCTAACGATACGAGCGCTGTAGAAACAATATTGGAAGCTGATGTCAAGAGAACGG AACTTCTTAAAGATTGCAAGGAGTTAGAAGCTGAAATAGAAAAGGGAGATCTTAAAAAACAAGATCGATTAAATGAG GTGTATTCAGAGTTAAAAGCAATAGGCGCAGATTCTGCGGAACCCAGAGCTCGTCGTATTTTGGCTGGTTTAGGGTTCAGCCGTGAGATGCAGAATCGAGCCACGAAGAATTTCTCCGGAGGATGGCGTATGAGAGTTTCTCTAGCCAG agCATTGTACATTGAACCTACGTTATTATTACTCGATGAACCGACGAATCATTTAGATCTGAACGCTGTAATTTGGTTGGATAA cTATTTACAAGGTTGGAAAAAGACTTTACTAGTCGTATCTCACGACCAGTCCTTCTTGGACAACGTGTGTAATGAGATTATACATTTGGACCAACAGAAGTTGCTATATTATAAGGGAAACTATACTATGTTTAAGAAAATGTACGCACAAAAACGGAAAGAACAAATAAAGGAATACGAAAAACAGGAAAAACGAATCAAGGAATTGAAGGCTCATGGACAATCCAAGAAGGCTGCA gaaaagaaacagaaAGATGTGTTGACCCGAAAGCAAGAGAAGAACCGCAGCAAGTCTCAACGAGAAGAGGCTGAGGACAGCGCGGCGCCGATTACTCTCCTACAACGACCCAAAGAATACCTCGTCAAGTTCTCCTTCCCCGACCCACCGCCTCTTCAGCCGCCTATATTGGGCTTGCATA ACGTGGATTTCAATTTCCCTGGCCAGAAACCACTGTTCAAGCAAGTCGACTTTGGTATCGATCTTAACACTCGGATAGCTATTGTCGGCCCCAACGGAGTTGGGAAGTCAACCTTCCTCAAGCTTTTGGTGGGAGAGTTGAGTCCAATACGCGGGGACTTGATTAGAAATCATCGGTTG CGGATCGGTCGCTTCGATCAGCACTCCGGTGAACATTTAACGGCGGAAGAATCTCCGGTAGAATACTTGCAGCGTCTCTTCGGATTGCAATACGAAAAGGCAAGGAAAGCTCTCGGCACTTTTGGGCTGGCGAGTCACGCGCACACGATCAAGATGAAAGACCTCAGCGGGGGACAGAAGGCGCGAGTAGCGTTGGCTGAATTGACGCTTATGGCACCAGATGTGGTTATTTTG GATGAACCGACAAACAACCTCGACATCGAGAGTATAGACGCCCTAGCGGAGGCGATTAACCAGTACAAGGGCGGCGTTGTCATCGTGTCTCACGACGAGCGTCTCATCCGCGAGACGGATTGCGCGCTATACGTCATAGAGGATCAGACCATCAATGAG gttgaCGGAGACTTCGACGATTATCGTAAAGAACTTTTGGAGAGTCTGGGTGAAACTATCAATTCGCCTTCAATCATCGCCAACGCTGCGGTGCAGCAGTga
- the LOC120637733 gene encoding ATP-binding cassette sub-family F member 1 isoform X1, translating into MSKKRGNKKNQDLDEDLDEKKTLNDTHDLTSKSKGKGKKKGKGKDFSDDDDVMKKPQISDEEEEVKPVKKLQKKASKKKGGGDPSDDEDDSKSQVSNTTTTAAKSAKQNKKKKGKGKKDEDWSDGNSDEEIKEISEEEEIAKPVSKKKGKNKKKAVAAESSDNEDQDDAKSIVSNVSSNAPAPVKAKGKKGKGKKDEWPDEESDKDLKTEPEDEEDVLKPVVKSKIKQRKKNDIDNIEEELKKFEIKEDKPEPQEEQEESKASEATEDKTEPTEKKMSHKEKKKLKKQQEYEKQVELLTKKGGQGHSELDANFTVSQAQKSAGQMAALENAVDIKVENFSISAKGKDLFVNANLLIANGRRYGLVGPNGHGKTTLLRHLAQRAFPLPSHIDILLCEQEVTANDTSAVETILEADVKRTELLKDCKELEAEIEKGDLKKQDRLNEVYSELKAIGADSAEPRARRILAGLGFSREMQNRATKNFSGGWRMRVSLARALYIEPTLLLLDEPTNHLDLNAVIWLDNYLQGWKKTLLVVSHDQSFLDNVCNEIIHLDQQKLLYYKGNYTMFKKMYAQKRKEQIKEYEKQEKRIKELKAHGQSKKAAEKKQKDVLTRKQEKNRSKSQREEAEDSAAPITLLQRPKEYLVKFSFPDPPPLQPPILGLHNVDFNFPGQKPLFKQVDFGIDLNTRIAIVGPNGVGKSTFLKLLVGELSPIRGDLIRNHRLRIGRFDQHSGEHLTAEESPVEYLQRLFGLQYEKARKALGTFGLASHAHTIKMKDLSGGQKARVALAELTLMAPDVVILDEPTNNLDIESIDALAEAINQYKGGVVIVSHDERLIRETDCALYVIEDQTINEVDGDFDDYRKELLESLGETINSPSIIANAAVQQ; encoded by the exons atgtccaAGAAGAGAGGAAATAAGAAAAATCAAGATTTGGATGAAGATTTGGATgagaaaaaaacattgaatGATACTCATGACTTAACCTCAAAAAGCAAGGGTAAAGGTAAAAAGAAAGGCAAAGGGAAGGATTTCAGCGACGACGACGATGTAATGAAGAAGCCGCAGATATCGGACGAAGAGGAAGAAGTTAAGCCagttaaaaagttacaaaagaaAG CTAGTAAAAAGAAAGGCGGTGGGGACCCGTCTGACGATGAGGACGATAGCAAGTCACAAGTCAGTAATACCACAACCACTGCAGCGAAATCTGCCAAgcagaataagaaaaaaaaag GTAAAGGTAAAAAAGATGAAGATTGGTCAGATGGGAATAGTGATGAAGAGATCAAAGAGAtttcagaagaagaagaaatagcCAAACCAGTTTCCAAAAAGAAAG gtaaaaataaaaagaaggcAGTAGCTGCAGAATCATCAGATAATGAGGATCAAGATGATGCAAAGTCAATAGTTAGCAATGTATCCAGCAATGCCCCAGCGCCTGTCAAGGCAAAGGGTAAAAAAG GCAAGGGAAAAAAGGATGAGTGGCCGGACGAGGAAAGTGACAAGGACTTAAAAACTGAGCCGGAAGATGAAGAAGATGTGCTGAAACCtgttgtcaaaagtaaaa tcaaacaaagaaagaaaaatgacaTAGATAATATTgaagaggaattaaaaaaatttgaaattaaagaaGACAAACCAGAACCCCAGGAAGAACAGGAAGAATCAAAG GCATCAGAAGCTACAGAAGACAAAACAGAACCAACAGAGAAGAAAATGAGccacaaagaaaaaaagaaattaaagaaGCAACAAGAGTATGAGAAACAAGTGGAGTTGCTTACTAAAAAGGGTGGTCAAGGCCATAGTGAATTAGATGCGAACTTCACAGTTAGCCAAGCACAGAAATCTGCGG GTCAGATGGCGGCACTGGAGAATGCGGTCGATATCAAGGTGGAAAACTTCTCAATTAGTGCTAAAGGCAAAGATTTGTTCGTGAACGCGAATTTACTGATTGCGAACGGTCGTAGGTACGGCTTGGTCGGGCCCAATGGTCACGGCAAGACGACGCTATTGAGGCATTTAGCTCAGCGCGCTTTTCCTCTCCCGTCGCATATAGACATACTGTTGTGTGAGCAGGAGGTCACTGCTAACGATACGAGCGCTGTAGAAACAATATTGGAAGCTGATGTCAAGAGAACGG AACTTCTTAAAGATTGCAAGGAGTTAGAAGCTGAAATAGAAAAGGGAGATCTTAAAAAACAAGATCGATTAAATGAG GTGTATTCAGAGTTAAAAGCAATAGGCGCAGATTCTGCGGAACCCAGAGCTCGTCGTATTTTGGCTGGTTTAGGGTTCAGCCGTGAGATGCAGAATCGAGCCACGAAGAATTTCTCCGGAGGATGGCGTATGAGAGTTTCTCTAGCCAG agCATTGTACATTGAACCTACGTTATTATTACTCGATGAACCGACGAATCATTTAGATCTGAACGCTGTAATTTGGTTGGATAA cTATTTACAAGGTTGGAAAAAGACTTTACTAGTCGTATCTCACGACCAGTCCTTCTTGGACAACGTGTGTAATGAGATTATACATTTGGACCAACAGAAGTTGCTATATTATAAGGGAAACTATACTATGTTTAAGAAAATGTACGCACAAAAACGGAAAGAACAAATAAAGGAATACGAAAAACAGGAAAAACGAATCAAGGAATTGAAGGCTCATGGACAATCCAAGAAGGCTGCA gaaaagaaacagaaAGATGTGTTGACCCGAAAGCAAGAGAAGAACCGCAGCAAGTCTCAACGAGAAGAGGCTGAGGACAGCGCGGCGCCGATTACTCTCCTACAACGACCCAAAGAATACCTCGTCAAGTTCTCCTTCCCCGACCCACCGCCTCTTCAGCCGCCTATATTGGGCTTGCATA ACGTGGATTTCAATTTCCCTGGCCAGAAACCACTGTTCAAGCAAGTCGACTTTGGTATCGATCTTAACACTCGGATAGCTATTGTCGGCCCCAACGGAGTTGGGAAGTCAACCTTCCTCAAGCTTTTGGTGGGAGAGTTGAGTCCAATACGCGGGGACTTGATTAGAAATCATCGGTTG CGGATCGGTCGCTTCGATCAGCACTCCGGTGAACATTTAACGGCGGAAGAATCTCCGGTAGAATACTTGCAGCGTCTCTTCGGATTGCAATACGAAAAGGCAAGGAAAGCTCTCGGCACTTTTGGGCTGGCGAGTCACGCGCACACGATCAAGATGAAAGACCTCAGCGGGGGACAGAAGGCGCGAGTAGCGTTGGCTGAATTGACGCTTATGGCACCAGATGTGGTTATTTTG GATGAACCGACAAACAACCTCGACATCGAGAGTATAGACGCCCTAGCGGAGGCGATTAACCAGTACAAGGGCGGCGTTGTCATCGTGTCTCACGACGAGCGTCTCATCCGCGAGACGGATTGCGCGCTATACGTCATAGAGGATCAGACCATCAATGAG gttgaCGGAGACTTCGACGATTATCGTAAAGAACTTTTGGAGAGTCTGGGTGAAACTATCAATTCGCCTTCAATCATCGCCAACGCTGCGGTGCAGCAGTga